The following nucleotide sequence is from Dethiobacter alkaliphilus AHT 1.
TACATGTTTTTCTGAGAGAACTACCAATCCGCTGTAGGTATCATAGGGCGCAATGTTGGCAATAAGGGTTGTGTCTCCCCGAACCAGTCGCCCTTCCGGAATAAGTTCTCTTGGGAAGATGGAAGTGGCCTGTTCCATTTGAGGTGGACAGAAGGGACAGTACCCCTTATTTTCACCATTATAGTCGTCATAATTGAGTTTTTGTGGACGGATGGCACCTATATGAGCCAGCCTGGTGGAACGGCCGGTCAGTGGGTCATAACGAAATTCCATGTTATCATGTGTTGTGCGTGCAAAGCCGATTCTGGGGTCCAGCAGATCTGCTGAAATTCTCTCTCTGCGAAAATGGATGGTCATGCAATTCCTCCTGTGCTGGCCGATGTTATTTTTTAATCTTACCCCAACCGGCAAAAGGGGTCAAGATTAAGGTGCGCTCTTAACGGGATGGCAGAGGTGGCTTCTGTTGGGGTTCCACAGCCTGGCGTTTGTTATTCTCCAGCCTGACAAATTGCAGGGGTTTTGTGGAAAGGACCAGTTCGTACGGATAGGTAAGGATTTGAATCACCATCTCATCAGTTTTTGGCCCTTCAATCTTGTATTCCACCGTGTCCGGAAGTTGGGGGGCAGGCTTGGCTGTGACGCGATAACCGCCGCTGGGGCAGGGGCCGGCGGCGAGCAAATACACATTCTGACCGGCATGCGTGGTGGCAAAGACGCCGCTCTGGTATTTTGTAGATTCGGCCCAGTCCATAACTACCTTTGGAACTCTGGTTTGGTTTCCTAAAACTATACTGTTTTTATTCATACCATATATTATTTTGTATTGTCCAAAAACTTCCTGCCGGCTTTGGATAAATTTTCGTTTATTCCCCGGATTCCCGCAAACACTATAACTATAGTCTTAGAAAAGGGGGAAAGATATG
It contains:
- a CDS encoding protease complex subunit PrcB family protein; its protein translation is MDWAESTKYQSGVFATTHAGQNVYLLAAGPCPSGGYRVTAKPAPQLPDTVEYKIEGPKTDEMVIQILTYPYELVLSTKPLQFVRLENNKRQAVEPQQKPPLPSR